A genomic segment from Halomonas sp. TA22 encodes:
- the mnhG gene encoding monovalent cation/H(+) antiporter subunit G produces MIDVIKGALIIAGALFMLLASLGILRLPDLLTRMHATTKAAALGVILVMLAVALHFGEAGVVARAFAIITFILMTAPVAAHVIGRAGYFVGSKLWSGTVKDELRPNYDPLTHELKSGMETEANAARTAKDTDAP; encoded by the coding sequence ATGATTGATGTAATAAAGGGAGCCCTGATCATTGCCGGCGCGCTGTTCATGCTGCTCGCTTCGCTTGGCATCCTTCGCCTGCCTGACCTGCTGACGCGCATGCATGCCACCACCAAGGCGGCGGCCCTCGGGGTGATCCTGGTGATGCTGGCGGTCGCACTGCATTTTGGCGAGGCGGGAGTGGTGGCGCGTGCCTTCGCGATCATCACCTTCATCCTGATGACCGCTCCGGTAGCGGCTCACGTGATTGGCCGCGCCGGTTACTTCGTGGGTTCAAAACTGTGGAGCGGGACGGTCAAGGATGAGTTGCGACCCAACTACGACCCTCTTACCCATGAACTGAAAAGCGGCATGGAGACCGAAGCCAACGCCGCTCGGACGGCCAAGGATACCGACGCCCCCTGA
- a CDS encoding lytic murein transglycosylase, whose translation MRKLVLTSLMITALAGCQATPGGSQPLAADPASGIEASNDEARRGESSTAQTANAAPQETPANFEAWVDSFRRQARAEGISTATLDEAFANVRYQPRIIELDRSQPEFVRPIWEYLDSAVSSTRISQGRQKLDEHRDTAHQMEQRYGVPAEIVVAIWGIESNYGGNFGSFSTIDALATLGYEGRRQSFARGELMAALRIIEQGDIAAQRMIGSWAGAMGHTQFIPSSFEAYAVDGDGDGRRDIWESISDVMASTANYLARAGWQRGQPWGVEVELGDGFDYAQADTTRRSSREWAAHGVRRVGGGALPEFSEATVVVPAGAQGPAFLVGPNFRAILRYNNATSYALAVGTLSDQIAGRGGVQHSWPRDEQPLTRSQVRELQERLNARGFDTGTPDGVFGPNTRSGLRDYQRSEGFTPDGFATLRLLERMRGN comes from the coding sequence ATGCGCAAACTCGTTCTGACCTCGTTGATGATTACCGCGCTGGCGGGGTGCCAGGCCACTCCCGGCGGCTCTCAGCCACTCGCTGCCGACCCCGCTTCCGGTATCGAAGCCTCGAACGACGAGGCGCGGCGGGGTGAGTCGAGTACCGCTCAGACGGCCAATGCAGCCCCCCAGGAAACGCCAGCGAACTTCGAGGCCTGGGTCGACTCCTTCCGCCGCCAGGCGCGGGCCGAGGGGATCTCCACGGCGACGCTCGACGAGGCCTTCGCCAACGTCCGCTATCAGCCACGGATCATCGAGCTCGACCGTTCACAGCCGGAGTTCGTGCGTCCGATCTGGGAGTATCTCGATAGCGCCGTCTCCTCGACGCGCATCAGCCAGGGGCGCCAGAAGCTCGATGAACATCGCGACACGGCCCACCAGATGGAGCAGCGCTACGGCGTACCCGCCGAGATCGTGGTGGCGATCTGGGGCATCGAGAGCAACTATGGCGGCAATTTCGGCAGCTTCTCTACCATCGATGCGCTGGCCACCCTGGGCTATGAGGGGCGTCGCCAGAGCTTCGCTCGTGGCGAGTTGATGGCGGCCCTGCGGATCATCGAGCAAGGCGATATCGCCGCTCAGCGTATGATCGGCTCCTGGGCCGGGGCCATGGGCCATACCCAGTTCATTCCCTCGAGCTTCGAGGCGTATGCGGTGGATGGAGATGGTGATGGCCGTCGCGACATCTGGGAGAGTATTTCCGATGTCATGGCATCGACCGCCAACTACCTGGCACGGGCCGGCTGGCAGCGTGGCCAGCCGTGGGGGGTGGAGGTCGAGCTTGGTGACGGCTTCGACTATGCCCAGGCCGATACGACTCGGCGCAGCAGTCGTGAATGGGCCGCGCATGGTGTGCGCCGAGTCGGTGGTGGCGCACTGCCGGAGTTCAGCGAGGCGACGGTGGTAGTGCCGGCTGGCGCCCAAGGCCCGGCGTTTTTGGTCGGCCCCAATTTCCGCGCCATCCTGCGCTACAACAACGCCACCAGCTATGCGCTGGCGGTGGGTACGCTGAGCGATCAGATCGCCGGACGCGGTGGGGTACAGCACTCCTGGCCACGCGATGAGCAGCCGCTGACGCGCAGTCAGGTCAGGGAGCTGCAGGAGCGCCTGAATGCGCGCGGGTTCGACACCGGCACCCCGGATGGGGTCTTCGGTCCCAATACGCGCAGCGGGCTGCGTGACTATCAG
- a CDS encoding monovalent cation/H+ antiporter complex subunit F produces MDTVILISQVLMGLAMILAFVRLVRGPSLPDRVVALELFSTIIVGLVGTYAIKSDVASFLDAAIVIALMAFLAAIGFARFLERGGPRDD; encoded by the coding sequence TTGGATACCGTGATTCTGATAAGCCAGGTGCTGATGGGGCTGGCGATGATCCTGGCTTTCGTGCGACTGGTGCGAGGCCCGAGCTTGCCGGACAGAGTGGTGGCGCTTGAGTTGTTCTCCACCATCATCGTCGGTCTGGTAGGCACCTATGCCATCAAGTCGGATGTGGCGAGCTTTCTCGATGCCGCTATCGTCATCGCACTGATGGCCTTCCTGGCGGCGATTGGTTTTGCCCGCTTCCTGGAGCGTGGAGGACCACGTGATGATTGA